The segment CTGCAAAAGAGATCACAGGTTATGTTGCATTCTGGAAGGGTGTGGAGGTAACTCCTTAATCCACCCTCTTTGTACTGGCAGCTGTCTTGTCGGGGTCAACGACCACGTCAATGAGTGCTGCTTTCTCTGAAGTGAATGCTTTTTCCAATGCTTCGTCCAGTTGTGTCGGGTCTTCTATCCTGAATCCTTCCCCGCCGGTAGATCGTGCAAATGCTGCGAAATTGGGGTTCGGGAAACTGACTCCGTATTCTGGATAGTTGTCCCTTAACTGCTCTTTCTTTATGTTCTTGAGCTTACCGTCGTTAAAGACAATGACATTGATATCAAGTCCTTCCCTGACAGCCGTTGTGAAATCTCCCATGAGCATCCCGAAGCCGCCGTCCCCTGTCACACAGATGACCTGTTTATCAGGATAGTTCAGCTTTGCTGAAAGGGATGCAGGAAGTGCGAAACCCATACTGGCGATGTTAGCTGACATGAATGTCCTCTGGCCTTCACAGACGAACTTTTTGTAGAACCAATAGGTATGGTCGCCCACATCAATGCAGATGATGGCATCCTTGTCTGCATGACGTTTGATAGCCTGCACTACATATCCGGGATTTATCGGGATGGACAGGTCATTGGCTTCGGTTTGCAGTTCTTCACGATGGCTTGCTTTCATCTGGTCAATGTGTTCAAGGAATTCCCTATTCTCTTCCTTTTCATCTACCAGAGGCAACAGTGCCTTGAGTACAAGATCCGCATCTCCAACAATGCCAACATCCACATCGAATGTCTTTCCTATCTTTGTGGGGTCGATGTCTGTCTGGACGATCTTCACTCCCGCAGGCACGAGGTTGGCTTGTCTGAATCCGGAACCAATTATGACTATCAGGTCAGAATTCTTTATCGCTTGTGCCGCATGTTTTGATCCGATGGAGCCCAGAACCCCTACGCTGAAGCGCTCGGTCTCGTGGATAACACCTTTGGCCCTTGATGTGGTTGCTATAGGAGCTTTCAGTTTTCTCGCCATCTCAAGCAGCTGTTCTCCGCTGTGGCGGGAACCCCAGCCCGCAAAGAGGGTGACCTTTTCACAACCGTTGATAAGTTCCGCTGCCTTTAGTACGTCCTCGTCCTTCGGTGCGGTCTTGTTCATGAAAACTCTCTTATCAGGCGAGTAGATTTCCTCACCAAGCTTTTCGGCAAGAATATCCGTGGGGGTGCTGAGGACCGAAACACCAGGTTTCCTGTATGCATATTTAACTGCCATGGTGAGCAGCTTCAATGCCTGATTGTCTCTTGCAATTGTCTCGGAGAACTCGGTGAAAGGCTTAAAAAGTTCGATCTGGTCTATCTCCTGGAATGCCTCGCTTCCAAGGTATACTTCCGGTACCTGGCCTGCAAAAGCAAGCACGCTGCT is part of the Methanococcoides methylutens MM1 genome and harbors:
- a CDS encoding thiamine pyrophosphate-dependent enzyme yields the protein MGKYRCSVCNWTYDEKAEGQDFDSLPDSYTCPVCGAPKSAFVQEGGIKEEEGIETTVADKIVEQLEAFGVKYVYGIPGDSNLPLIDAIRKSNKIRFILTRHEETAAFMASAHGKMTSELGVCISIAGPGCTNLITGLMDAATDRSSVLAFAGQVPEVYLGSEAFQEIDQIELFKPFTEFSETIARDNQALKLLTMAVKYAYRKPGVSVLSTPTDILAEKLGEEIYSPDKRVFMNKTAPKDEDVLKAAELINGCEKVTLFAGWGSRHSGEQLLEMARKLKAPIATTSRAKGVIHETERFSVGVLGSIGSKHAAQAIKNSDLIVIIGSGFRQANLVPAGVKIVQTDIDPTKIGKTFDVDVGIVGDADLVLKALLPLVDEKEENREFLEHIDQMKASHREELQTEANDLSIPINPGYVVQAIKRHADKDAIICIDVGDHTYWFYKKFVCEGQRTFMSANIASMGFALPASLSAKLNYPDKQVICVTGDGGFGMLMGDFTTAVREGLDINVIVFNDGKLKNIKKEQLRDNYPEYGVSFPNPNFAAFARSTGGEGFRIEDPTQLDEALEKAFTSEKAALIDVVVDPDKTAASTKRVD